aatagatgtgatgtTTTAAGTGGCTAACATCTTTTCTGTAATAggttaattctgtcgtgacattcactactgaattcacagaataatctattattgctcctattccatggtcgaatccacagcctgaTCCCGTGGAACTGCAAtaaacaattgctctgattctataatcgaatccacgacttgatctcatagaatagcaataaaacactatattatctcattattccgatttcatggtcgaattcacggctaatctcatggaatggtaatagataatcatattactctgattctatggtcgaatccacgattccATGgggtggtaatgcttgttttattattctgaatacgtagtcgaatccacagatgatcctatgaattaataatgaacaactattcatttttattactcagtttcatgaattattctccactgaatttcataaattagtaataaatactcaacaaccgggcatctggaccatcaccgagtaagccccacaaaaatggtgtgagtgtactcgacaatgatgcacgactgagcacccggatgcacgaacgagtgtccaaaaatatgaaataatgaggaatcgcaaaacaggagaaaataataaatattaataaaataataagagacgcccagggtcgggcccaccagccggtcgtgccctagccatggtcggtccgtgcctctcccattattttccttattttttgtaatttcgtgaactcacgaaaactccttggttttagcaactttccttgtttttgcaaaactcgtgaattctccataacttggtggattcacgaaataatattataaaataaagagAGGTAtccgggaccgggaaacctaaccggccggccatgcctaagacGCGGCCGGTCCctcacctcacaatccttagctttatataattattattacttaatctcacgaaactcctctgtttcaacaaaaactcgtggattctccataacttcaaggattcatgaaaaataataaaatagagaaaggtatgcgggaccgggaaacctagccggccgtacatgccctagccatggccggtcccacaccttgcaatccctaatctttcataattattattttatttaattcatgaAACTCTTGGGGTTTgatcaaaattcatgatttctccatattttctcgaatattactcaaatcacgaaaaaccaaaagccaacatagtcgcacgactggctagccactcacgacaattttaaatattaaaaaaaaattattttaatattctcaaaatattgatgaattgagaatACATGCTCATtctaacaaaaatcgagaattctcagtcaagatgaaactcttctgaaaattcactatgttgctcgaacgcgcatcagaaaatactgaaactctcattatggaaacacggacaccacggcaacatgtgcatgccttcatgaccgaccatagtcattcctaggtcttgcacaaagccggtctcacaggttttcataattctgacctaatttgctcaattgctcatactgggcccgaactcccTCCAACCAACAgagggattctccaaatgaccaacaactggtcccgtgaccaccaagagccggtcccatgctctcttggtcggtcctcatctctcatacctaggttttatcacctaatgctaaatccagcaatatttcaataaatgatgaaacctgcatttaatcatcgttctttcaccaactctcaaactgagaaccctggtgtgtgctcactcgagcattgggcacccatggacgctcatcatcccgtGTGGTCGGGCtctcctcactcatgaccaattttcagaaactcaccaattgatgaaggattgataaaaattagggtttcgaacaaacgctccacgaatcaccattctgagcaggttcaaacacaaaataatgttgattcagcaatcaacatccaaattaataatattcggtaattcaccaatatttttgattaatattttattgggtcacggcatcagtaaataattcgtcgaattgagcaatacttactcagttgctcgaatattgatccaaccatcaatgttcagtaattcatcaatagtttgttgaattgagaaaaacttgctcagttgcacgccaaaattatcaaattcgtcgaattgagcaatactttctcaattgctcgacaatctctcaatattcaacaattcgtcgagttgagcaatacttgctcagtcgctctagtcagtaattcattgacatctcagagaactacatgttcaatccatgaatcaatgagcattcaccacttatgctcgattcaacaaaactagactcacagtctaaatcagtcaacaactaactaactaatacacgtctgccttgcagactccacgattcgtgaaatatcaatcacgtcacaaatagggggatatcacttagggttttggtctggcggtctacggcacgtggattcatccacaatgagaaatgtgcgtaggtcctgtaaacggttgaaggagttagcaaagtagtgggtgcacgatcagtcaagtctccgcacgacatggaactgactttaccatgatctcccactttcccaatctttcactcaagaaaccgtcacacttacagggatcagtggtacatcattcttgcaatataaataagtctaaatcgaggacatcaggatatcatctatcatcgattatcatcattatccatcaacaactcgatataaacttattcacagaactcaacttcagtagttcagcaatattgcagaagcCTTCAACACagccacaatccttgatcatcactgatcccacaacTCTCAGCttacctcctacagatcaacccatctccctctttgcgaccgaattgactctggaacggccattgtcttggtttatgccggagtTATACAGATTGATTTACCGAATCTAAGCATCCCTTTTAcaacggtgcatctgtgtgaggattaacattttgcccggctgaggagtctcgacagcacgctcgactcttcactttcccaaaaaaccggcggctcgtGTTTCCCCATCCACAGTGTGGAATGCGTCGTAGAGGTCAAGGAAGAGTAAGCATTGAGATTGTGCCACACCACGAGGAAAAGGGTGGGGGTGAATGCGAGTGTACTGCATTTGGGAAAAGAGTTAATCTCCTCTCGGACGACTTGATACTTCCACACTACagtctttcttctcttctctctcaaaGAATTTGTTTGAGTCGAAGAATGAAGAAGACTGAAACCTTGACTTCAATAATTCATGAATAAATAATACATATGTCTGTTAGTAGTAGGGGGATGGTTACTGAAGGTTGTTCGTATGTATCCGGAACCGGGGACGTCGCTGCTGGGGTTGGTGGGAAATCAACGTTAACAACAAGTACAAGTGTGGGATTTTCTCCTTCTAGTAAAACCTTTAATAAGTTTAATCTTCAAGCAGAATATGATGATCCGTGGTCGgcgggaaataataataaaaaaaaagcacAAACACGGGCAGTAGGAGGACTTCGTCAATTTAGTATCCAAGTATGCAAAAAAGTTGAAAGCGAAGCTAGAATAACATATAAAGAAGTTATAGATGAGCTTGTTGCTGAACTTTCAACAACCACACCTTACATGAAACGAAATTATAATGAGAAAAATATTCGACGGAGAGTGTATGATTCCTTGAATGTTCTTATTGCAGAGGATATCATATCTAAGGATAAAAACAAAGAGATACAATGGAGAGGCACGCTTCATGCTGCATGCCTAAATGCTGTTGAACATCTTAAGTCTCAATACCTTGGCCTAAGAAACAAAATTGCAAACAAGGCTGCGTACTTGGAAGAACTTGAGAATCAATTTGTAGGTCTGCAGAATATGGTTCAGCGAAATAAGCAACTATGTTGTTCAGGGAGGAAATCTGCAACTTCAGGGGGTGTGTCGTTGCCTTTTATCATAATCCACACGCCTACACCTGCAAAAATTAGGAATTTCAGAGGTAAACGCAGACAGGGTATATGATTACATTATATTATTTCAGTCTAATACGTG
The nucleotide sequence above comes from Papaver somniferum cultivar HN1 chromosome 8, ASM357369v1, whole genome shotgun sequence. Encoded proteins:
- the LOC113305746 gene encoding transcription factor-like protein DPB, with the translated sequence MSVSSRGMVTEGCSYVSGTGDVAAGVGGKSTLTTSTSVGFSPSSKTFNKFNLQAEYDDPWSAGNNNKKKAQTRAVGGLRQFSIQVCKKVESEARITYKEVIDELVAELSTTTPYMKRNYNEKNIRRRVYDSLNVLIAEDIISKDKNKEIQWRGTLHAACLNAVEHLKSQYLGLRNKIANKAAYLEELENQFVGLQNMVQRNKQLCCSGRKSATSGGVSLPFIIIHTPTPAKIRNFRGKRRQGI